A window of Selenomonas ruminantium subsp. lactilytica TAM6421 contains these coding sequences:
- the nagE gene encoding N-acetylglucosamine-specific PTS transporter subunit IIBC, translating into MKNWFTKLQSIGKALMLPIAVLPAAALLLRLGAPDVLNIPFITKAGGAVFDNLALIFSIGIGVGLAKDNNGAAGLAGAIGYLILTSALKTIDETLNMSVLAGIVSGIEAGVLYNRYHKVKLPEYLGFFGGRRFVLIVTAAVSIVLAAIFGVIWGPCQAFIHAVGEWIIGAGALGTFVYGVLNRLLIPVGLHHILNSFIWFVFGEYTNPVTGAVATGDLNRFFAGDPTAGMFMAGFFPMMMFGMPAVALAMYHAAKPENRAKIGGMLASVAFTAFLTGITEPIEFMFMFLAPALYAVHAILTGLCLAVTYSLGVLDGFGFSAGFIDYVIDWGLATKPEMILVIGVGVFVLYYGIFSWAIRHFDIPTIGRYDEDLPVSSEPATMSDLSEQVLAALGGKENIEELSNCATRLRCTVKDVNKMDMERIKKINGVRGAFATGNAVQVVIGTNAEHVANEILAH; encoded by the coding sequence ATGAAGAACTGGTTTACCAAGCTGCAAAGCATCGGCAAAGCCTTGATGCTGCCGATTGCAGTCCTGCCTGCGGCAGCGCTGCTTTTGCGTTTGGGTGCCCCGGATGTCCTGAACATCCCCTTTATCACCAAGGCCGGTGGAGCGGTCTTTGATAATCTGGCACTCATCTTTTCCATTGGTATTGGCGTAGGTTTGGCCAAGGATAACAATGGTGCGGCAGGTCTGGCCGGCGCTATCGGTTATCTGATCCTGACCTCGGCGCTCAAGACCATCGATGAAACCCTCAATATGAGCGTGCTTGCTGGTATCGTCAGCGGTATCGAAGCCGGTGTGCTCTACAATCGTTATCATAAAGTAAAATTACCGGAATATCTGGGTTTCTTCGGCGGGCGCCGTTTCGTGCTGATCGTGACGGCAGCCGTGTCCATCGTGCTGGCGGCTATCTTCGGTGTGATCTGGGGGCCGTGCCAGGCGTTCATCCATGCTGTGGGTGAATGGATCATCGGCGCAGGGGCACTGGGAACTTTTGTCTATGGTGTCCTCAACCGTCTGTTGATTCCGGTGGGGCTCCATCATATCCTCAACAGCTTTATCTGGTTCGTTTTTGGTGAATACACGAACCCCGTGACGGGGGCAGTGGCAACGGGCGATCTCAATCGCTTCTTTGCCGGGGACCCGACGGCGGGCATGTTCATGGCCGGCTTCTTCCCCATGATGATGTTTGGTATGCCGGCTGTGGCACTGGCCATGTATCATGCAGCCAAGCCTGAGAACCGGGCAAAGATCGGCGGCATGCTGGCGTCGGTGGCTTTCACGGCTTTCCTGACGGGCATCACGGAACCCATTGAATTCATGTTCATGTTCCTGGCTCCGGCGCTCTATGCGGTACATGCAATCCTGACCGGTCTCTGCCTGGCGGTGACTTATTCGCTGGGGGTTCTGGATGGTTTCGGCTTCTCCGCCGGTTTCATCGACTATGTGATCGACTGGGGCCTGGCCACGAAGCCAGAGATGATCCTGGTCATCGGTGTGGGCGTGTTCGTGCTCTATTACGGCATTTTCAGCTGGGCTATCCGTCATTTCGATATCCCGACCATCGGCCGTTATGATGAGGATCTGCCGGTGAGCAGTGAGCCTGCGACCATGAGCGATTTGTCTGAACAGGTGCTGGCAGCTTTGGGCGGCAAGGAGAATATCGAAGAACTTTCCAATTGCGCTACGCGCCTGCGTTGCACGGTGAAGGATGTCAATAAGATGGACATGGAGCGCATCAAGAAAATCAATGGCGTCCGGGGGGCTTTTGCCACGGGTAATGCGGTGCAGGTGGTTATTGGTACCAATGCGGAACATGTGGCCAATGAGATCCTCGCCCATTGA
- a CDS encoding DUF2752 domain-containing protein — MISSLMMKVHRLKKSLQVYSPGSSAQRQRAGKLAGQLAGLAALGFAYLLLIGWLGRGIPCIFRLLTGYKCPGCGVTHLVLALLKGDIQGAWQANPAILLVLPLFIFWWCYDAYRWVKDGKRAHFPEKIGYVLVVYFLIFGIWRNVAGF; from the coding sequence ATGATATCATCGCTTATGATGAAGGTGCACAGGCTTAAGAAAAGTCTGCAGGTCTATTCCCCCGGTTCCTCAGCGCAGCGTCAGCGCGCAGGAAAGCTGGCCGGGCAGCTGGCTGGTCTGGCTGCCCTGGGCTTTGCTTATCTGCTGCTGATCGGTTGGCTGGGCCGGGGGATTCCTTGTATCTTCCGTTTGCTGACGGGCTATAAATGCCCCGGCTGCGGTGTCACCCATCTGGTGCTGGCCCTGCTTAAAGGGGATATACAGGGAGCCTGGCAGGCGAATCCTGCCATATTGCTGGTTTTGCCGCTGTTCATCTTCTGGTGGTGTTATGATGCCTATCGCTGGGTGAAGGACGGAAAACGTGCTCATTTCCCGGAAAAGATCGGTTATGTGCTGGTGGTGTATTTCCTGATTTTCGGCATCTGGCGCAATGTTGCAGGTTTTTAA
- the rpmF gene encoding 50S ribosomal protein L32 translates to MAVPKRKMSKARRDQRRANWKLEAPGFVACPQCHEPKMPHHVCPECGYYDGKEVVAAAE, encoded by the coding sequence ATGGCAGTACCAAAGAGAAAAATGTCCAAGGCCCGCCGCGATCAGCGCCGTGCTAACTGGAAACTGGAAGCACCGGGCTTCGTAGCTTGCCCGCAGTGCCACGAACCGAAGATGCCTCATCACGTATGCCCTGAATGCGGCTACTATGACGGCAAAGAAGTCGTTGCCGCTGCTGAATAA
- a CDS encoding putative porin: MKKTLVSALTTALVVGAASTTFAASNPFSDVPADHWAYDAVSQLAADGVIEGYGDSTFKGNRNITRYEMAQMVAKAMAKNTSGADKALVDKLAAEFAEELNNLGVRVSNLERNADKVKWTGEARYTYVSDRLTDNWTGWAGKHVEKYKTNSDTVLFRLEPSAEVNNHWSVKARLDASTNMQSDKGAGSKEDKDKVTLARVWAQGNYNNFQVKLGKFASYNNDTFADTEFSGAEVAVGKKVKGILGAGRLSSTPLKNSSWYGPWASYPDTANYQYLGVEAKAKSLSGAIYWHRINSEDAAWVIDGRTANIFGLKAAYKFDKNLGVKAFYNFDNKDLQQDEGFSNGEKKAGSIELNYKGAQKENKGTWGAWVAYRHLGGAAIVKSTYDAILPGFKGWEIGANYTLFKNVVATARYGDSKIISPKYNGSDKIKEKILFGRVQFFF, translated from the coding sequence ATGAAAAAGACTCTGGTATCCGCTTTGACTACGGCTTTGGTCGTAGGTGCTGCCAGCACGACGTTTGCTGCCAGCAATCCGTTCTCCGATGTACCGGCTGACCATTGGGCATATGATGCCGTAAGTCAGCTAGCCGCTGATGGTGTTATCGAAGGTTATGGCGACAGCACCTTCAAGGGCAACCGCAACATCACTCGTTATGAAATGGCTCAGATGGTAGCCAAGGCTATGGCCAAGAATACCTCTGGTGCTGACAAAGCTCTGGTTGACAAGCTCGCAGCAGAATTCGCTGAAGAACTCAACAACCTCGGTGTACGCGTAAGCAACCTCGAACGCAATGCTGATAAGGTAAAATGGACGGGCGAAGCTCGCTATACCTATGTCAGCGATCGTTTGACCGATAATTGGACGGGGTGGGCTGGTAAACATGTAGAGAAATATAAGACAAACTCAGATACGGTTTTGTTCCGTCTTGAACCCTCTGCTGAGGTTAACAATCATTGGTCGGTAAAGGCACGTTTGGATGCCAGCACGAATATGCAGTCTGATAAGGGGGCTGGTTCCAAGGAAGATAAAGATAAGGTCACGTTGGCACGTGTATGGGCACAGGGCAACTATAATAACTTCCAGGTAAAACTTGGTAAATTCGCTTCTTACAACAATGACACTTTTGCTGATACGGAATTCTCCGGTGCTGAAGTTGCTGTGGGCAAGAAAGTAAAGGGCATCTTGGGTGCTGGCCGTTTAAGCAGCACACCTTTGAAGAATAGTTCTTGGTATGGTCCTTGGGCTTCTTATCCTGATACGGCGAATTATCAGTACTTAGGTGTTGAAGCTAAGGCGAAATCCCTTAGCGGTGCGATTTATTGGCATCGCATTAATAGTGAAGATGCCGCTTGGGTGATTGATGGCAGAACGGCTAATATCTTTGGTTTAAAAGCTGCGTATAAGTTCGATAAGAATTTAGGTGTGAAGGCCTTCTATAACTTTGATAATAAAGATCTTCAGCAGGATGAAGGCTTTAGCAATGGCGAAAAGAAGGCTGGCAGCATTGAGTTGAACTATAAGGGTGCGCAGAAGGAAAATAAGGGCACCTGGGGTGCATGGGTGGCTTATCGTCATTTAGGCGGGGCTGCTATTGTAAAGAGCACCTATGATGCTATCCTGCCGGGCTTCAAAGGCTGGGAGATTGGTGCTAACTACACGCTGTTCAAGAACGTAGTTGCTACAGCCCGCTATGGTGATTCCAAGATTATTAGCCCTAAGTATAATGGCTCTGATAAAATAAAAGAAAAGATCCTCTTCGGTCGCGTACAGTTCTTCTTCTAA
- a CDS encoding S-layer homology domain-containing protein, with protein MKKTLVSALTTALVVGAASTTFAASNPFSDVPADHWAYDAVSQLAADGVIEGYGDNTFKGNRNITRYEMAQMVAKAMTKNTSGADKAMLDKLAAEFAEELNNLGVRVSNLEKNADMVKWTGEARYRYWSYRDEQADGSKAKTNTDQLQLRLFPTAEVNEHWKVKGRLTGSMNMDKDNTGDMKMTFVYADGDYKNFNVKLGKMPLYSANDEGLVMDDFFSGAQVTAGKDLKVVLEAGRWNAGADANGYVNANPYVKDTPAYNARKAQVDDAASYQAVQLNYAKGKVSGGVGYRHFDSEIFKTNNYSKHADVDDANIWSVGGKYAFNKNIALLGSYAQNTKADYYKKSGNVELDYKGANKANKGSWGAYVAYRHLGANVSLAPTYDTAHVAHLNEKGWDFGASYIPMKNVLTTVSYFNGKQFDNHDKKAETLYARVSYFF; from the coding sequence ATGAAGAAGACTCTCGTTTCTGCTTTGACTACGGCGCTCGTAGTTGGTGCTGCCAGCACGACGTTTGCTGCCAGCAATCCGTTCTCTGATGTTCCCGCTGACCACTGGGCTTATGACGCTGTAAGCCAGCTGGCTGCTGATGGTGTTATCGAAGGTTATGGCGACAATACCTTCAAGGGCAACCGCAACATCACCCGTTATGAAATGGCTCAGATGGTAGCCAAGGCTATGACCAAGAATACCAGCGGTGCTGACAAGGCTATGCTCGACAAGCTGGCTGCTGAGTTCGCAGAAGAACTCAACAACCTGGGCGTACGTGTAAGCAATCTGGAAAAGAATGCTGACATGGTGAAATGGACGGGTGAAGCTCGCTACCGTTATTGGAGCTATCGCGATGAACAGGCTGATGGCAGCAAGGCCAAAACGAATACCGATCAGTTGCAGCTCCGTCTGTTCCCCACGGCTGAAGTCAATGAACATTGGAAGGTCAAAGGTCGTCTGACTGGTTCCATGAACATGGACAAGGACAACACGGGCGACATGAAGATGACCTTCGTTTACGCTGATGGCGATTACAAGAACTTCAACGTGAAACTGGGTAAGATGCCTCTGTATTCCGCTAATGATGAAGGTCTTGTAATGGATGACTTCTTCTCCGGTGCGCAGGTAACTGCTGGTAAGGATTTGAAGGTCGTTCTGGAAGCTGGCCGTTGGAATGCCGGTGCTGATGCTAATGGCTATGTAAATGCTAATCCTTATGTTAAAGATACTCCGGCATATAATGCTCGTAAGGCACAGGTGGATGATGCTGCCAGCTATCAGGCTGTTCAGCTCAACTATGCTAAAGGCAAGGTTTCCGGTGGCGTAGGTTATCGTCATTTTGACAGCGAAATCTTCAAAACCAACAATTACAGCAAGCATGCAGATGTGGACGATGCAAATATCTGGTCTGTAGGCGGCAAGTATGCCTTCAACAAGAATATTGCCCTGCTGGGTTCCTATGCTCAGAACACCAAGGCTGACTACTACAAGAAGTCCGGCAATGTAGAACTGGACTACAAGGGTGCCAACAAAGCCAACAAGGGCAGCTGGGGTGCTTATGTTGCATACCGTCACCTGGGTGCCAACGTATCCCTGGCTCCGACCTATGATACGGCTCATGTAGCACATCTTAATGAAAAGGGCTGGGATTTCGGTGCCAGCTACATTCCGATGAAGAACGTGCTGACTACGGTAAGCTACTTCAACGGCAAGCAGTTCGACAACCACGACAAGAAGGCTGAAACGCTTTACGCTCGTGTAAGCTATTTCTTCTAA
- a CDS encoding DUF4234 domain-containing protein, with protein MNMGIEKRSIAKAIILSFVTCGIYALYWLYKLTDELHELAGEQTTASGGMVLVYTFITCGIYSIYWYYKMGVTVNIAKEKRGMRFDNNCPIIYLLLAVFCLGLVSEALMQDSINDIIAYDEGAQA; from the coding sequence ATGAATATGGGGATTGAAAAAAGAAGTATTGCCAAGGCTATCATTTTGAGCTTTGTTACCTGCGGTATCTATGCCTTGTACTGGCTCTACAAGCTGACGGATGAGCTGCATGAGCTGGCCGGGGAACAGACTACGGCCAGCGGCGGCATGGTGCTGGTATATACGTTCATCACCTGCGGTATCTACAGCATCTACTGGTACTATAAGATGGGCGTGACGGTGAATATCGCCAAGGAAAAACGCGGCATGCGCTTTGACAACAACTGCCCGATCATCTACCTGCTGCTGGCTGTCTTCTGCCTGGGCCTTGTGAGTGAGGCCCTGATGCAGGACAGCATCAATGATATCATCGCTTATGATGAAGGTGCACAGGCTTAA
- a CDS encoding putative porin, with amino-acid sequence MKKSIITAVTTAMVIGAASTTFAATNPFSDVPADHWAYDAVTQLAADGVIEGYGDNTFKGNRNITRYEMAQMVAKAMAKNTSGADKALVDKLAAEFAEELNTLGVRVSNLERNADKVKWNGEARYTYTSERHEGEKKSNDNDLLFRLEPTAEVNDHWHVKARLDASTNLATDSSDEDHNTNVSLKRIWAEGQYGNTNIKLGKLPMQLNSDLLFDDEISGAAITTGKDLKLTLQAGRWNLKDSANDAISKGAEAANDKTANMQSVGLQYDKNKLSLGAAYHNLNSDAFREVTKYRNGKTSDNAQIWAVNGSYQFDKNIGLGGTYAENAKADNEKKAGSVQLSYKGAQKENKGTWGMYTAYRYLGQNAALDPSYDGAMSGTKGWEVGTNYTLAKNTVATLKYFNGEEITGGKDAEKLFGRVEFFF; translated from the coding sequence ATGAAAAAGTCAATCATTACTGCTGTAACCACTGCAATGGTTATTGGCGCTGCATCCACTACCTTTGCTGCTACGAACCCGTTCAGCGATGTTCCTGCTGATCATTGGGCCTATGATGCTGTAACCCAGCTGGCTGCTGATGGCGTTATCGAAGGTTATGGCGACAACACCTTCAAGGGCAATCGCAACATCACTCGTTACGAAATGGCCCAGATGGTAGCAAAAGCTATGGCTAAGAACACTTCTGGTGCAGATAAGGCTCTCGTTGACAAACTGGCTGCTGAATTCGCTGAAGAACTCAACACCCTGGGCGTACGCGTAAGCAACCTCGAACGCAATGCCGATAAGGTAAAATGGAACGGCGAAGCTCGTTATACTTATACCAGCGAACGTCATGAAGGCGAAAAGAAATCCAATGACAATGATCTGCTGTTCCGTCTCGAACCGACGGCTGAGGTCAATGATCATTGGCATGTAAAGGCTCGTTTGGATGCTTCCACGAACCTGGCCACGGATAGCAGCGATGAAGACCATAATACGAATGTGTCCTTGAAGCGCATCTGGGCTGAAGGCCAGTATGGCAATACCAATATCAAACTTGGTAAGCTCCCGATGCAGCTCAACAGCGACCTGCTCTTCGATGATGAGATCTCCGGTGCAGCCATCACCACGGGTAAGGATCTGAAGCTGACTCTGCAGGCTGGCCGTTGGAACCTGAAAGACAGTGCCAATGATGCTATCAGCAAGGGCGCTGAAGCTGCAAATGATAAGACGGCTAATATGCAGAGCGTAGGTCTGCAGTATGATAAGAACAAACTCTCTCTGGGCGCAGCTTATCATAATCTCAACAGCGATGCTTTCAGAGAAGTAACGAAGTATCGCAATGGAAAAACTAGCGATAATGCACAGATCTGGGCTGTTAACGGCAGCTATCAGTTCGACAAGAACATTGGCTTAGGCGGTACTTATGCAGAAAATGCTAAGGCTGACAACGAGAAGAAAGCCGGCTCTGTACAGCTGTCCTACAAAGGTGCTCAGAAGGAAAATAAGGGCACTTGGGGCATGTACACCGCTTATCGTTACCTCGGCCAGAACGCAGCTCTCGATCCGTCCTATGATGGTGCTATGAGCGGTACCAAGGGCTGGGAAGTTGGCACCAACTACACGCTGGCTAAGAACACGGTTGCTACGCTGAAGTATTTCAACGGTGAAGAAATCACCGGCGGCAAAGATGCTGAGAAGCTCTTCGGCCGTGTAGAGTTCTTCTTCTAA
- a CDS encoding methionine ABC transporter permease: MSNDMIPLLTKALGETVYMVAVSMAIASALGIPLGVLLYATDKGQILESPTLNKVIGTVVNAIRSIPFIILMVAIIPFTRLLVGSAIGTTAAMVPLVIASVPFIGRQVETSLKEVPYGLIEAALSMGATPVQIISRVLLPESMPSIVAQLTTVVISLVGESAMAGAIGGGGLGDLAIRYGYQRFRPEVMIATVIILIVLVQAVQFVGNTIAKRLDKK; the protein is encoded by the coding sequence ATGTCAAACGACATGATTCCTCTGCTGACTAAGGCGTTGGGGGAAACTGTCTATATGGTGGCCGTTTCCATGGCCATCGCCTCTGCCTTAGGCATCCCCTTGGGGGTGTTGCTCTATGCTACGGATAAGGGGCAGATTTTGGAGTCACCAACCCTGAATAAAGTAATTGGGACAGTGGTCAATGCCATTCGTTCCATTCCTTTCATTATCCTGATGGTGGCCATTATCCCCTTCACCCGTCTGCTGGTGGGTTCGGCCATCGGCACGACGGCGGCCATGGTGCCGCTGGTCATCGCCTCCGTTCCCTTTATCGGGCGGCAGGTGGAGACCAGCCTCAAGGAAGTGCCCTATGGGCTGATTGAGGCGGCCCTTTCCATGGGGGCCACGCCCGTTCAGATCATCAGCCGGGTGCTGCTGCCGGAATCCATGCCCAGCATTGTGGCCCAGCTGACCACGGTGGTCATCAGCCTCGTGGGTGAGTCGGCCATGGCCGGTGCCATTGGTGGCGGCGGTTTGGGTGATTTGGCCATCCGCTATGGTTATCAGCGTTTCCGTCCGGAAGTGATGATTGCCACGGTTATCATTCTGATTGTCCTGGTACAGGCGGTTCAGTTTGTGGGTAACACCATCGCGAAGCGCCTGGACAAGAAATAA
- the ilvB gene encoding biosynthetic-type acetolactate synthase large subunit has product MNGAQAVLESLKKEGVDVVFGYPGGAVLTLYDAVYKMKFPHILTRHEQGAIHAADGYARATGKVGVVFATSGPGATNLITGIATACTDSVPLVCITGQVANPYIGKDSFQEADIFGITTPITKHNYLVKDVKELPRVLKEAFFIANTGRKGPVVIDVAKDVFDAKIDYEYPETVNLRGYSGVYDGNDKEIAAAVEAVQKAERPLIFAGGGIVSSNTAAEVQKLAKKLGVPVTSTLLGLGTVPADTEGFLGFAGMHGSYAANMAIQKCDLLLCIGMRFSDRVTGRVDGFAPKAKIIHFELDRAEINKNVTADLKVLGDLRWTLPRFNKKLSATKEKFAEKFKGWKDEVIKMHEEHPFSYVENGDVIKPGALIKRISELSDKDTIAVTDVGQHQMWAAQFFDVYKPRHFLTSGGQGTMGYGLPAAMGAKVGAPDSKVVLFTGDGSIMMNCQEFATIADNDIDVKVVIVHNCILGMVGQWQRLFYNHHYSQSELKGKTDFVKLAEAMGLKGYRLTKKEELDTVLPKIMAEQGPALIDVLIPEEEDVLPMVPGGKRLDQMVLGGSKK; this is encoded by the coding sequence ATGAATGGAGCTCAGGCAGTATTGGAAAGCCTGAAAAAAGAGGGTGTGGACGTAGTGTTCGGCTACCCCGGTGGAGCGGTGCTGACGCTTTACGATGCGGTTTATAAGATGAAATTTCCGCATATTCTGACAAGACATGAGCAGGGGGCTATCCATGCGGCAGACGGTTATGCCCGGGCTACGGGGAAAGTCGGCGTGGTCTTCGCCACCTCCGGCCCCGGTGCTACCAATCTCATCACGGGCATTGCCACGGCCTGCACGGATTCTGTGCCCCTCGTGTGCATCACGGGGCAGGTAGCTAATCCCTATATCGGCAAGGACTCCTTCCAGGAGGCCGATATCTTCGGCATCACCACGCCCATCACCAAACACAACTATCTGGTCAAGGATGTCAAGGAGCTGCCGCGGGTGCTCAAAGAGGCTTTCTTCATCGCCAATACGGGGCGCAAAGGGCCGGTGGTCATCGATGTTGCCAAGGATGTGTTCGATGCGAAAATCGACTATGAATATCCGGAAACGGTCAATCTGCGGGGCTATAGCGGTGTTTATGATGGCAATGACAAGGAGATTGCCGCAGCAGTGGAAGCCGTGCAGAAGGCGGAACGGCCGCTGATTTTCGCCGGCGGCGGCATCGTGAGCTCCAATACGGCGGCGGAGGTGCAGAAGCTGGCCAAGAAGCTGGGCGTGCCGGTGACCTCCACCCTGCTGGGCTTAGGCACTGTGCCTGCGGATACGGAGGGCTTTTTGGGATTTGCCGGCATGCATGGTTCCTATGCCGCCAATATGGCCATCCAGAAATGCGACCTGCTGCTCTGCATCGGCATGCGCTTCAGCGACCGCGTGACGGGGCGTGTGGACGGCTTTGCTCCCAAGGCGAAGATCATCCATTTCGAGCTGGATCGGGCGGAAATCAACAAGAATGTCACGGCAGACCTCAAGGTGCTGGGGGATCTGCGCTGGACACTGCCCCGCTTCAATAAGAAACTTTCCGCGACCAAGGAAAAATTTGCGGAGAAGTTCAAGGGCTGGAAGGACGAAGTCATCAAGATGCATGAAGAACATCCCTTCAGCTATGTGGAAAATGGGGATGTTATCAAGCCCGGTGCTTTGATCAAAAGGATCAGCGAGCTTTCCGACAAGGATACCATTGCGGTGACGGACGTAGGCCAGCATCAGATGTGGGCGGCTCAGTTCTTCGACGTATACAAGCCCCGCCATTTCCTGACCTCCGGCGGTCAGGGCACCATGGGCTATGGCCTGCCCGCTGCCATGGGGGCTAAAGTCGGTGCGCCGGACAGCAAGGTGGTATTGTTCACCGGTGACGGCAGCATCATGATGAACTGTCAGGAATTTGCCACCATTGCCGACAACGATATCGATGTGAAGGTCGTGATCGTCCATAACTGTATTTTGGGCATGGTGGGGCAGTGGCAGCGCCTCTTCTACAACCATCACTATTCCCAGTCGGAGCTCAAGGGCAAGACGGATTTCGTCAAGCTGGCGGAGGCCATGGGGCTCAAGGGCTATCGCCTGACGAAGAAAGAGGAGCTGGATACCGTGCTGCCCAAGATCATGGCAGAG
- a CDS encoding MetQ/NlpA family ABC transporter substrate-binding protein, with translation MKKVLALIGTLLIAAMAFAGCGGEQQGAKTDAKTLKVGATAVPHAEILEVVKPLLEKDGIKLEIVEFNDYVQPNLALNDKELDANFFQHEPYLVNFMEEHKEVKLKNAFGVHIEPMGVYSKKVKDLKELKDGASIAIPNDPTNGGRALLLLQKAGLITLKDGVKEKATVQDVTGNPHNFKFQEVEAAQVPRTLDDVDAAVINTNYAMQVNLVPTKDALFMEDSTSPYVNIIAVREGDENRPEIKALVKALQSKEVKDFITEKYKGAVVPAF, from the coding sequence ATGAAAAAAGTATTAGCACTTATCGGCACACTGCTGATTGCGGCTATGGCCTTTGCCGGCTGTGGCGGTGAGCAGCAGGGCGCAAAAACGGACGCCAAGACCTTGAAGGTAGGCGCAACGGCTGTTCCCCATGCCGAAATCCTTGAAGTGGTGAAGCCGCTGCTGGAAAAGGACGGCATCAAGCTGGAAATCGTGGAATTCAACGATTATGTGCAGCCGAACCTGGCCCTCAACGACAAGGAACTGGACGCCAACTTCTTCCAGCATGAACCGTATCTGGTGAACTTCATGGAAGAACATAAGGAAGTCAAACTGAAAAATGCCTTTGGTGTGCATATCGAGCCCATGGGGGTATACTCCAAGAAGGTCAAAGACCTCAAGGAACTCAAGGACGGCGCTTCCATCGCCATCCCCAACGATCCTACCAATGGCGGCCGTGCCCTGCTGCTGTTGCAGAAGGCTGGCCTGATCACGTTGAAAGACGGCGTGAAGGAAAAAGCCACGGTGCAGGATGTGACGGGCAATCCGCATAACTTCAAGTTCCAGGAAGTAGAAGCCGCTCAGGTTCCCCGTACGCTGGACGATGTGGATGCAGCTGTCATCAACACCAACTATGCAATGCAGGTCAACCTCGTGCCGACGAAGGATGCGCTCTTTATGGAAGACAGCACGTCTCCTTATGTGAACATCATCGCCGTGCGTGAAGGCGACGAGAACCGCCCGGAAATCAAGGCGTTGGTCAAGGCTCTGCAGAGCAAGGAAGTCAAGGACTTCATCACGGAGAAATATAAAGGTGCCGTTGTACCGGCATTCTAA
- a CDS encoding DUF4234 domain-containing protein, producing the protein MEKRNTIMRLVLTIITCGLYGIYWMYQMNEDLKRLRGESATAEGSTLVLYTFLTCGLYTFYWLYVNSDVLGQLREENGMEPDGASKENYIISTILAVVTSVGFWGLFTAVLGAILLALDDVLADEEVFEAFGQLAGESLSSLFMGIIMVVVMVALACRRQPEDSPRLLVVFSAIIFCMQCFPPFLSLGFMQKSLNGLIDCLQNERDVI; encoded by the coding sequence ATGGAAAAAAGAAATACGATCATGCGTCTGGTGCTGACCATCATTACCTGTGGCCTTTATGGCATCTACTGGATGTACCAGATGAATGAAGATCTGAAGCGCCTCCGCGGTGAGTCTGCAACTGCGGAGGGCAGCACGCTGGTCCTGTACACGTTTTTGACCTGCGGCCTGTATACGTTCTACTGGCTGTACGTCAACAGTGATGTGCTGGGGCAGCTGCGGGAAGAAAACGGTATGGAGCCTGATGGCGCCAGCAAGGAGAATTACATTATTTCCACAATCCTGGCAGTGGTGACGTCAGTGGGCTTTTGGGGCTTGTTTACAGCTGTTTTAGGGGCAATTTTGCTGGCGTTGGATGACGTCCTGGCTGACGAAGAAGTGTTTGAGGCTTTCGGTCAGCTGGCCGGTGAATCGCTGAGTTCCCTGTTCATGGGAATCATCATGGTGGTGGTCATGGTGGCTTTGGCCTGTCGGCGGCAGCCTGAGGACAGTCCGCGTCTGCTGGTGGTGTTCTCGGCTATTATCTTTTGTATGCAATGTTTCCCACCGTTTTTATCGTTAGGATTTATGCAGAAATCGTTGAATGGATTAATTGATTGTTTACAAAATGAAAGGGATGTTATCTGA